The Lathyrus oleraceus cultivar Zhongwan6 chromosome 5, CAAS_Psat_ZW6_1.0, whole genome shotgun sequence genome includes the window AAACAATTCTTAAAACACAACAACTTTATTCACCAACTCACAAACTCAATAAAATAGTAATAAGCAGTCATTGGAATTGGAAATAGCTCAAAAAATAGAGTCGGTGACCCAAACTGGTTAACACAGGTCATGACGATCAGCCCACTCGTCGTGACGGTTATCATGATGTGTCTGTCATTCCCCTCCTCACACACTCTTCATCTAGGCTATGGACGACAGAGTCATCTGCTTTAGAGATCATGACGGTTGGCCTGTCATCAGGATGACAATCGTCAACTCTCTTAGCACGGTGACAGTTGGCTCGTTATGGTGGTGATGGTCGTCACCACAGTGCAGAACGCATAAACAACATTTTCCTCCATGTGAGCACTTATAAAGCTCTGATATCAACTCCCAACCACTCAAGTCGAACAGAAAAACATCATACATGTTCATTACATGTTTAATACATCATTTGTACACAGATTCATCATTTATTCCACAGATTTTCACTAAACCAATTCACATGTTTCTCATATTAAACATAACAACATGAATAATCAACATCCATATTTTTACATGTAAATCATATACGAACTTTAAAGAGACATCAGAACATGAATTAACATCAATCACAATAATTGAGAGAAAGATTTTACATAAACCTTCTTCTTATCCATAAACTCATCAATATAGGAAAAACACAATAAATAATGAAGAAGGCGGGGATCCCTCACCATCCTTTATGAAATATACATCCAATAGTGAATAATCACCCCTTACTTGAATTTTGCAATAAGAATGAATTTTTAGCAATGGAGGTTCCTCCCACTAGGTTTTGCTCTTCCACTCCAATTCATATACTTCTCCCACTTTCATGTACTGCATACCCTATTTTTCTccttatttttcttttaaataaaaAACTTAATTTAATCTTTTATTCTTTCTAATTTCCATCATTAATTTTTGATCTCTCACTCCTACTACACCAAACTTATTAGTATACCAATTCCCACCCCTTATCTCACTATTTCTTATTTTCTCTACTTTATTCTGTTATTTTAATTAGCTGAAATTAGTGATAAATAATATAAATTCTATCTCACCTCAATTAACCCCACAAAACATACAGAACGTTCGAATAAATCGCATCAACACATAAAagttaataaaataaattaatttaaaagTTGGGGTGTTACAGTACCAGACCAAGCATAGCGTGTGCAATGGCCCTTGTAAGCAGGTACATGACCAACCCTGAAAATGCGCATTGGCAAGCTTTGAAATGGATCCTAAGATATATAAAAGGATCTCTAAGCAAGGTTGTGATTTATGGTGGAGTCAGGGGTGATGATAACAAAGTTGAAATTGAAGGATTTGTTGACTCAGATTATGCAAGATATATAGATACTAGAAAATCTCTTCCTGGATATGTTTTCATCATATATTTGGTACAATAATCATTTGGAAAGCAACACTTCAGAAGGTTGTAGCCTTATCAACCACTGAACTTGAATACATTACCCTCATTGAAGTTGTAAAATAAGCAGTGTTGCTTGAAGGGTTTGCTAAGGATCTGAAACTTCAAAGTCAAACAATAATtattaaatgtgatagtcaaagtgtcATACATGTGTCCAAGAACTCATGTCAGAGTAATAATTGAGAGAGGAGAAATGAAAGTGCTAAAGGTTTCAACTGATGATAATGGTGTTGATATGATCATCAAGATATTGTCAAGCAGCATGTTCTTCCATTGCTTGCAACTGATAAGAATACACGATGATAACTAGTTCATTTTTTGGTTCGGAGTTTATTTCAAGTTGAAGATTTGTAGCTTATTGGTTATAAACTAGTGTTGGATCAAACTCAGTAGCTGTCGAAGTATCCTAGTTTATTGGCATGTCGAAGTATGCTAGTTTGTTAGCATGTCGAAGTATGTTAGTATATGCTAGTTTGTTAgtttcttataaataacatactcTTCCTCACTTCTCGGCATGAAAGTGGTGTGCTTAAGATTCAATTGTAAATAATTTTACTCTTTGTGTAATTGAATTAAGAATCCAACTTTACCATTTTCTGATTGTCTCTCCTCCCTCTTCTCTCTTCTAGGTTTTCTTTTTCATAAAGAAACCTCTCATATACTCAATTATCGGCATTGATTCAAAACATCATAGATGCACTTAAAATTGATTTTGAACAAACATGTTACACTGACGAAAGTGGGTAGAATATTTGGTTAGAATAGAACAACATGCCGACGAAAGTGGGTGTCATCCATTATTTTATATGTTTCTACAACTTAAATTTGTTTTCTCGTAATGAATTGGAGCCTACATTAATCTATTAGAGATACGAATCGTTGACTCTAAGTCCTACTTTTAAGATTTctattttaaaaacaaaaataacatTCCAAAACAAAACCATCGATCATCTTAGCTAAACAAAAAATTAACAGAACTCGGTATTCAAAAATTGGTCTTTGGGGAACGATACTCTTATTTTATTACTTTGATATAATCGTGTACTTCCGACGTGTCATTTCTAGGGGTGGCAATCGGGCATGTCCGCCACGTTTAACCCCGCCCCGCAAAAAAACAGTGTGGGGACGGGGCGGGACGAATCCACGGACATTACACTTTTTAAATCTAAAAATCGCAAAATTTTATGTTAATATTTGCGCTCGCAAAATCCCCGAAAAACAGGATGAGACAAACACATTAGAGGGTGTGGGTCTAAAATCTTGTCTCACCCCGTGTAAAAGTGCAGACAAGACAAGCATGCCCCGTGGACCAAACCCGTTTTTTCATTCCTAATCATTTCATCATTTATGTGATTCTAAGCATCTTATTCATTTACTTTGTTTACCAAATGTAAGCAACAATTATTGGTTTTTCACTAGTGTGAGCACCACCACTAAAAGTGAAAAGAGTAATCCCCCAAAGATTGGAGACCATGAAACATAAAAGAGTAATCCCCCAGAGATCGGAGACCATGAAGCATATGCCCCCATTCTCTTAGTCTTAAAGACCATATCGGCCAATTTTTAGGGCTCCACGCACATGTCTCAACCCCTCGCACCGAAGCATTGTACATATTAAGGGATGGAATGATAGAAACCAACCGATAAAGAAAAGTAAATTGAAAAAATCCCTTTGGTTCCAAAATGATAATCACATAACTTCGAGAATTTGCACCTCCCTAATACCAAGATGACCCATTTCCAATCAAATTTCCCGATATTCTCTCTCTTACACTCTCATTATCCTAATTAATTAATTTCTATTCTAAAACTGCAGTTACAATTacgaatattctctctctctcaatcGCCCCCTCTTTATAGTCGACACTCTCATTATCctaattaatttatttatattttaaaacTGCAGTTACAATTACAGTTAGTGCACTGCAGATACCTATGACATTTATCTTTAATAAAAACTATctattaaataataaaattgtCTCCTATTAACTAACAAGACCCTTACAATCCTAATGAAGAGCTAGTATCTAACATGGAAGTAATGACTTTATACAAAACTATTATGCAAATCCAATAATCAACAAAGTTGTTACTCCTGATCAATATTCTGCCTACCATATGGAGGCATTCTCAAGCTTTGTTAAGGTATATCTTTCGTCTTTTAGTAGCCATTATGAGAACTATGGATATTTAGAACACTAATGCAACTCAGTATGTGTTTTGGGATAGTGTTGATCCTTCAGAAGCTGCTAATCAAGTTCTGGCTGATGCATTGATTGAACAAGGCATAAGCCTTATCGGTTGAGGACTCGTGGAGGTTCATGTGATGATGTAACAGTTTGTTGTTTCTCTAATGTTGATTTGAAAGTATTAAGATTCATTTTCTAAGCTAATCATAGAAAACACATTCTTCTGTAATACAAAACATGTCAGAAAATGTTAAATCCATGCATGTTGACCATAAGCTAAAACAAACTAACTAAATGATGTTGATCTTCCTCGTCTTTGATGTTTATCATTCGCACTAGAATCTTCTAGAGCTTCTGCATATTTCTCAAAATCAGATTTCTCTAAGCCTAAGAAGTCGGAGAACGAACCTTCTCCGTCAAAACTTGAATATCTCCTATCAAAGGAAGTTCTACCGTCAAAACTTGAATTTCTCCTATCAAAGGAAGTTCTACCGTCAGTGTCGGTTGATGTATTCCGTGGTTGAGAATTGATATCTTCTTGATATTTAGATGAAACCTGACTATGACGACGATGTCTATCCTTTCCTAATATCAATCTTCTAAGCTTGCTAAAAAACTTGTTCTGAGTCGTGGCGTTAGTTCTGGCAGAAAAATGATCATACTCTCCGGAGTCGGTAATAGAAGAAGATTGCGAGGAGGACCGTTGATTTAAATCAAAATCCATAGTACTCCCTAGTCCATTAGTATCAGCATATTCAAGTCTTAGTTTCTCGGCTTCAATCTCAGAGGTAGGGTTTAAGCTTTTACTCAAGTCCTTTGCAACCATTTTATTGTGTAGAGGCTGATGATTCTGCAGCTCGTGTCGTAAACGAGCATTTACCCACCGCATGTACACTAATTCTTCAATATCTGAACGTCGATCAGATTGTAGTTGCTCAATTTGCTTCATCAAGTCCTCGTTTTCTTTTCTAAGACGCTCACTTTCTTGATTCGCATCATTAGCATGGATCTGCGTGGAATCGAATCTTCTAGTTAAGTCAGAATTCTCTATCTGCAATCTCGAATTAGATTTCCTCAACTCCTCTACTTCAGACTCAAGCGCCTCTAACTTTTGCAGCTTAATTTTGATGTCCTGATCAGAAGCAGCATCTTTGCATTCCTGGTCTTGCAACTTGGCTACTCTTTGTTGAAGACTAACGATCCGCTCTTTATTCTGTTCAGCCTCACGCCTAATTTCCTTATTGAGCAGCTCGATTTTTGCTCTTGCTGCGTCAAGCTCAGCTAGCACGTTTGCATGATCGGAAACCTGTTCCTTTAATCTTCGATTCTCAGACTGTAACTTTTTAGCCTTCAAATTGAACATGTTGACCTCCATATTACTTATCTTCAATCTATTTTCAAGCTCCATCACAACCGTTTCTTGCTCTCTAAGACCATAGTACTCAAGTAGCTGAACCTCGAGGTTTTGCTCCTTGTCTTGAAGCATTCTAACCATGTTCTTGAGTCGATGTATCTCGTTTTCATAGTCATCCTTATCAGAACCTGCATATGGTCTAGAAGTTCTTACTTCTAACTTCCGCGACTCTACTTCGAATTCTACCTCCTTAACGAGCTCA containing:
- the LOC127087411 gene encoding protein CHUP1, chloroplastic isoform X1, which encodes MMIKKDKGVKPILVNIGLALGFSFAGFLCSRLRINQGLVSFQFHHESNCVFFCFVLLIEVNSGHEIDATCTDESRSGNSPIDLLSNTKNGDRDEFLLPEFDELVKEVEFEVESRKLEVRTSRPYAGSDKDDYENEIHRLKNMVRMLQDKEQNLEVQLLEYYGLREQETVVMELENRLKISNMEVNMFNLKAKKLQSENRRLKEQVSDHANVLAELDAARAKIELLNKEIRREAEQNKERIVSLQQRVAKLQDQECKDAASDQDIKIKLQKLEALESEVEELRKSNSRLQIENSDLTRRFDSTQIHANDANQESERLRKENEDLMKQIEQLQSDRRSDIEELVYMRWVNARLRHELQNHQPLHNKMVAKDLSKSLNPTSEIEAEKLRLEYADTNGLGSTMDFDLNQRSSSQSSSITDSGEYDHFSARTNATTQNKFFSKLRRLILGKDRHRRHSQVSSKYQEDINSQPRNTSTDTDGRTSFDRRNSSFDGRTSFDRRYSSFDGEGSFSDFLGLEKSDFEKYAEALEDSSANDKHQRRGRSTSFS
- the LOC127087411 gene encoding protein CHUP1, chloroplastic isoform X2, whose amino-acid sequence is MMIKKDKGVKPILVNIGLALGFSFAGFLCSRLRINQGHEIDATCTDESRSGNSPIDLLSNTKNGDRDEFLLPEFDELVKEVEFEVESRKLEVRTSRPYAGSDKDDYENEIHRLKNMVRMLQDKEQNLEVQLLEYYGLREQETVVMELENRLKISNMEVNMFNLKAKKLQSENRRLKEQVSDHANVLAELDAARAKIELLNKEIRREAEQNKERIVSLQQRVAKLQDQECKDAASDQDIKIKLQKLEALESEVEELRKSNSRLQIENSDLTRRFDSTQIHANDANQESERLRKENEDLMKQIEQLQSDRRSDIEELVYMRWVNARLRHELQNHQPLHNKMVAKDLSKSLNPTSEIEAEKLRLEYADTNGLGSTMDFDLNQRSSSQSSSITDSGEYDHFSARTNATTQNKFFSKLRRLILGKDRHRRHSQVSSKYQEDINSQPRNTSTDTDGRTSFDRRNSSFDGRTSFDRRYSSFDGEGSFSDFLGLEKSDFEKYAEALEDSSANDKHQRRGRSTSFS